A window of the Lactobacillus amylovorus DSM 20531 genome harbors these coding sequences:
- the pyk gene encoding pyruvate kinase, whose protein sequence is MKKTKIVSTLGPASNDIETITALAKAGANVFRFNFSHGDHPEHLARMKMVRQVEKDTGLLLGIDLDTKGAEIRTTEQEGGKFTINTGDMIRVSMDATKKGNKDMIHVTYDGLYDDTHVGGHVLIDDGLVDLLIKEKDDSKRELVCEAQNTGVIGSKKGVNAPGVEIRLPGITEKDTDDIKFGLKFGINFITASFARKAQDILDIRKLCEEAGADYVKIFPKIESQEGIDNADEILQVSDGLMVARGDMGVEIPFMEVPFVQKSLIRKANALGKPVITATQMLDSMQENPRPTRAEVSDVANAVLDGTDATMLSGESANGLYPVKAVKAMAEIDERTEKQMLKRNTLALQRFEAYKGSNVTEAIGESVVRTAQELGVKTIITATNSGYTARMISKYRPNADIIALTFDEKIQHSLGIVWGVQPVLTEKPKSTDDMFEVAAKVAKEKGFVKDGDLVIIVAGVPVGDSGTTNLMKLQIIGDKLVQGLGVGNGSVIGKAVIANSAEEANSKVKEGDILVAKTTDPDYNPAIKKASGLVVEASGLTSHAAVIGLSLGIPVVVGATDATSKISDGSTITVDARRGAIYQGEISNL, encoded by the coding sequence AGAAAACTAAGATTGTTAGTACTTTAGGGCCAGCTTCAAACGATATTGAAACTATTACCGCTTTAGCAAAAGCTGGTGCAAACGTATTCCGTTTCAATTTCTCACACGGTGACCACCCAGAACACCTTGCTCGTATGAAGATGGTTCGTCAAGTGGAAAAGGATACTGGTTTGCTTCTTGGTATCGACCTTGACACTAAGGGTGCTGAAATCAGAACCACTGAACAAGAAGGTGGCAAGTTTACTATTAACACCGGTGACATGATCCGTGTATCAATGGATGCTACCAAGAAGGGTAACAAGGACATGATCCACGTTACCTACGATGGTTTGTACGATGATACTCACGTTGGTGGTCACGTATTAATCGATGACGGTTTGGTTGACCTTTTGATCAAGGAAAAGGACGACTCAAAGAGAGAATTAGTTTGTGAAGCTCAAAACACTGGTGTTATCGGTTCAAAGAAGGGTGTTAACGCTCCTGGCGTTGAAATCCGCCTCCCAGGTATCACTGAAAAGGATACTGACGACATCAAGTTCGGTTTGAAGTTCGGTATTAACTTCATTACTGCTTCATTTGCACGTAAAGCTCAAGATATCTTAGATATCCGTAAGCTTTGTGAAGAAGCAGGTGCAGACTACGTTAAGATCTTCCCTAAGATTGAATCACAAGAAGGTATTGACAACGCTGACGAAATCTTGCAAGTATCAGATGGTTTGATGGTTGCTCGTGGTGACATGGGTGTTGAAATTCCATTCATGGAAGTTCCATTTGTACAAAAGAGCTTAATCCGTAAGGCTAACGCACTTGGTAAGCCAGTTATCACTGCTACCCAAATGCTTGACTCAATGCAAGAAAACCCACGTCCAACTCGTGCCGAAGTTTCAGACGTTGCTAACGCTGTTCTTGATGGTACTGACGCAACTATGCTTTCAGGTGAATCAGCAAACGGTCTTTACCCAGTTAAGGCTGTTAAGGCTATGGCTGAAATTGACGAACGTACTGAAAAGCAAATGCTTAAGCGTAACACTTTAGCACTTCAAAGATTCGAAGCTTACAAGGGTTCAAACGTAACCGAAGCTATTGGTGAATCAGTTGTACGTACTGCTCAAGAATTAGGTGTTAAGACTATCATTACTGCAACTAATTCAGGTTACACTGCACGTATGATTTCTAAATACCGTCCAAACGCAGACATCATTGCATTGACATTCGACGAAAAGATTCAACACTCATTAGGTATTGTTTGGGGCGTTCAACCAGTATTGACTGAAAAGCCTAAATCAACTGATGACATGTTTGAAGTAGCTGCTAAGGTAGCTAAGGAAAAGGGCTTTGTTAAGGATGGCGACCTTGTAATCATCGTTGCCGGTGTTCCAGTTGGTGACTCAGGTACTACTAACTTGATGAAGTTACAAATCATCGGTGACAAGCTTGTTCAAGGTTTAGGTGTTGGTAACGGTTCAGTTATCGGCAAGGCCGTTATAGCAAACTCAGCAGAAGAAGCTAACAGCAAGGTTAAGGAAGGCGACATCTTAGTTGCTAAGACTACTGACCCTGACTACAACCCAGCTATTAAGAAGGCTTCAGGCTTAGTTGTTGAAGCTTCAGGTTTAACTTCACACGCAGCAGTTATCGGCTTATCATTAGGTATCCCAGTTGTTGTTGGTGCTACTGACGCAACTTCAAAGATTTCTGATGGTTCAACTATTACTGTTGACGCTCGTCGTGGTGCTATCTACCAAGGCGAAATCTCAAACCTTTAA